From the Gorilla gorilla gorilla isolate KB3781 chromosome 22, NHGRI_mGorGor1-v2.1_pri, whole genome shotgun sequence genome, one window contains:
- the KRTAP22-2 gene encoding keratin-associated protein 22-2 has translation MCYYHNYYGSLDYGCSYGSEYGNSGYACNFPCSYGRFLLAPRKKF, from the coding sequence ATGTGCTACTACCACAACTATTATGGTAGCCTGGACTATGGTTGCAGCTATGGCTCTGAATATGGTAACTCTGGATATGCCTGCAACTTTCCATGCTCCTATGGAAGATTCCTATTGGCTCCTAGAAAGAAATTCTGA